From one Oncorhynchus clarkii lewisi isolate Uvic-CL-2024 chromosome 6, UVic_Ocla_1.0, whole genome shotgun sequence genomic stretch:
- the LOC139410715 gene encoding alpha-1-antitrypsin-like has protein sequence MRTALCLWIVMGVLCPGEVRGHKGNGGDRHHGHSRDHGGDRDHSDRRDCEHGNRRDHGHGRDHGDRPDHGHGRNHDHGDRRDHDHGDRRDHGHGRDHDHGDRRDHGHERDHGHHHHHEPSDNSTKPVIQGNLEFAYSLYNQLVAQPDNQGKNVFFSPLSVSLALAALSVGAKGQTHQQLFTVLGFNSSLLTQEQVDQAFQTILTQLNQKIGVNLTVGSALFMQNTFTPHPEFLEDLKRFYLSEGVTVDFTNTAKAIDTINTYVGDKTKGKIDKLVKDLDPTTVMYLLSYIYFKGKWEIPFNPADTKEDTFHVDENTTVPVQMMSMMKRFSVYYDQEISTSILHLRYNDSVSMMLVLPEKGLASLDEVICLNHITKWHRWKKAREYHVYVPKLSITTTYSLKDILSGIGMPDIFSDRADFSGISEELKVAVSEVVQQASLDVDEAGVTTAAATGVVLMPLSSRHTHVLKFDHPFMVFVMDRETNNILFMGKIINPANK, from the exons ATGAGGACAGCCCTGTGTTTGTGGATCGTTATGGGAGTGCTCTGCCcgggagaggtcagaggtcacaaaGGTAACGGAGGTGACCGCCACCACGGTCACAGTCGCGACCATGGTGGTGACCGTGACCATAGTGACAGGCGTGACTGCGAACATGGTAACAGGCGCGACCACGGTCACGGGCGCGACCATGGTGACAGGCCCGACCACGGTCACGGGCGCAACCATGACCACGGTGACAGGCGCGACCATGACCATGGTGACAGGCGCGACCACGGTCACGGGCGCGACCATGACCATGGTGACAGGCGCGACCATGGTCACGAACGAGACCAcgggcatcatcatcatcatgagcCCAGTGACAACAGCACTAAACCAGTGATCCAAGGAAACTTGGAGTTTGCTTATAGCCTGTACAATCAGCTGGTGGCTCAGCCTGACAACCAGGGCAAGAACGTGTTCTTCTCCCcgctgagtgtgtccctggcccTGGCCGCTCTGTCTGTGGGGGCCAAGGGTCAAACCCACCAGCAGCTTTTCACTGTTCTGGGCTTCAACAGTAGCCTACTGACCCAAGAACAGGTGGACCAAGCCTTCCAGACCATCCTCACACAGCTCAACCAGAAAATAGGTGTGAACCTGACCGTaggaagtgcacttttcatgcaaAACACCTTTACACCACACCCTGAGTTCCTTGAGGACTTGAAGCGCTTCTACCTTTCTGAGGGTGTCACAGTGGACTTCACCAACACTGCTAAGGCCATCGATACAATCAATACATACGTGGGGGACAAGACTAAAGGCAAGATAGACAAGTTAGTCAAAGATCTGGACCCAACCACTGTCATGTACCTCCTCAGCTACATTTACTTCAAAG GAAAATGGGAGATTCCATTTAACCCTGCAGACACAAAGGAGGACACATTTCATGTGGATGAAAACACAACTGTTCCAGTCCAGATGATGAGCATGATGAAGAGGTTCTCCGTCTACTACGACCAGGAGATCTCCACCAGTATCCTGCATCTCCGCTACAACGACTCAGTGTCCATGATGTTGGTGCTACCGGAGAAGGGACTCGCAAGTCTGGACGAGGTCATATGCCTCAACCACATCACCAAGTGGCACAGGTGGAAGAAAGCCAG GGAATATCATGTATATGTTCCCAAGTTGTCTATCACCACAACATACTccctcaaggacattctgagTGGAATCGGAATGCCGGACATATTCAGTGATCGAGCTGACTTCAGTGGAATATCAGAGGAACTGAAGGTGGCTGTCTCAGAG GTGGTGCAACAAGCTTCCTTGGACGTGGATGAGGCTGGAGTGACCACAGCAGCTGCCACAGGTGTGGTCCTTATGCCCCTCTCCTCCCGACACACCCATGTCTTGAAGTTCGACCATCCATTCATGGTCTTTGTCATGGACCGGGAAACCAATAATATTCTCTTCATGGGCAAGATCATCAACCCAGCCAACAAATAA